The Streptomyces sp. NL15-2K genome contains a region encoding:
- a CDS encoding AfsR/SARP family transcriptional regulator codes for MDGVPRVPEVPRVPEQRRPDSGFGEGVEAEAVAVAPRFSVLGPIRAWRGEESLNTGSPQQRALLAALLLREGRTATAAELIDALWGEEPPSQALAALRTYASRLRKVLGPGVLVSESGGYAVRSVGEGALDLAVAQELGAEAEKARNAGNLCHARDVLNRVLALWDGEALAGVPGPYAETQRVRLEEWRLQLLESRLDMDLEQGCHAEAVSELTALTAAHPLRERLRELLMLALYRSGRQAEALAVYADTRRLLADELGVDPRPGLSELQQRILQADPGLAETSAPVTEPAAVPVRPAQLPATVPDFTGRTSFVSELSEVLASAEGRVMAVSALAGIGGVGKTTLAVHVAHQARGAFPDGQLYVDLQGAGARAAEPETVLGSFLRALGTADSSIPDSLEERSALYRSVLDGRRVLVLLDNARDAAQVRPLLPGTEGCAALVTSRVRMVDLAGAHLVDLDVMSPDEALSLFTKIVGEERVRSEREAALDVVAACGFLPLAIRIAASRLAARRTWTVSVLAAKLADERRRLDELQAGDLAVKATFELGYGALEPAQARAFRLLGLADGPDISLAAAAAVLDLPVEDTEDLLESLVDTSLLESAAPGRYRFHDLVRLYARACAERDEEPASARDAAMSRLLDFYLATAAGVYAIERPGDRLVDHLEATAYPGLVFETPRAAQDWLYSEANCLIACVRQSIDARTLRRGVDLLWATKDLAESGANARAYEVAARTVRDAAHAAGDTRTEGRARTVLTNVHLVAGRFSEADEEARLALELAGDADDPLPSCWAPNDRGIIAIYQNRHADGERYLQQAIDNFRDDGNDVGEASALCNLSRIHLAMGRTGSAIELAQRGIDIYDRMGLTLRLANGRYALGIALTQAGQFADALEQLTDALALFHDNRQPLWEGVTHFRIAEVHLAAHRPTLAASHAEQAIALRGIGGEWRRGTVLTVLGKALAELGQSDRATACWREALSIYEQLGSPEADELRELLAPAAAA; via the coding sequence ATGGACGGTGTACCGCGAGTGCCCGAGGTACCGCGAGTGCCGGAGCAGAGGCGTCCCGACTCCGGCTTCGGGGAGGGGGTGGAGGCGGAGGCGGTGGCGGTGGCGCCGCGTTTCAGCGTGCTCGGTCCGATACGCGCCTGGCGCGGCGAGGAGTCGCTGAACACCGGTTCACCCCAGCAACGCGCCCTCCTCGCCGCCCTGCTGCTGCGCGAGGGCCGTACGGCGACCGCGGCCGAGCTGATCGACGCCCTGTGGGGCGAGGAACCCCCCTCACAGGCCCTGGCGGCGCTGCGGACGTACGCCTCCCGGCTGCGCAAGGTCCTCGGCCCCGGCGTCCTGGTGAGCGAGTCGGGCGGGTACGCGGTGCGTTCGGTGGGGGAAGGTGCCCTGGACCTCGCGGTGGCCCAGGAGCTGGGGGCGGAGGCGGAGAAGGCGCGGAACGCCGGGAACCTGTGCCACGCACGTGACGTACTGAACCGGGTGCTGGCCCTCTGGGACGGCGAGGCGCTGGCGGGCGTGCCGGGCCCGTACGCGGAGACACAGCGGGTCCGCCTGGAGGAGTGGCGGCTCCAGTTGCTGGAGTCCCGCCTCGACATGGACCTGGAGCAGGGCTGCCACGCGGAGGCGGTCTCGGAACTGACGGCCCTGACGGCGGCGCACCCGTTGCGCGAGCGCCTGCGCGAACTGCTGATGCTGGCGCTGTACCGCAGCGGCCGCCAGGCGGAGGCCCTGGCGGTGTACGCGGACACGCGCCGCCTCCTCGCCGACGAACTCGGCGTGGACCCCCGCCCGGGCCTGAGCGAACTCCAGCAGCGCATCCTCCAGGCGGACCCGGGCCTGGCCGAAACGTCGGCACCGGTGACGGAACCTGCCGCCGTACCGGTCCGCCCCGCCCAACTCCCGGCAACCGTCCCCGACTTCACGGGCCGCACATCCTTCGTCTCCGAGCTGAGCGAGGTGCTGGCGTCGGCGGAGGGCCGGGTGATGGCGGTGTCGGCGCTGGCGGGTATCGGCGGCGTCGGCAAGACGACCCTGGCGGTACACGTGGCGCACCAGGCGCGGGGCGCGTTCCCCGACGGCCAGCTGTACGTCGACCTCCAGGGCGCCGGCGCGAGGGCGGCGGAACCGGAGACGGTGCTCGGCTCCTTCCTGCGGGCGTTGGGCACCGCGGATTCCTCCATCCCCGACTCACTGGAGGAGCGCTCGGCCCTGTACCGCTCGGTTCTGGACGGCCGGCGGGTGCTGGTGCTGCTGGACAACGCCCGCGATGCCGCCCAGGTGAGGCCCTTGCTGCCCGGCACGGAGGGCTGCGCGGCGCTCGTGACCTCGCGGGTCCGGATGGTCGACCTGGCGGGGGCGCATCTGGTGGACCTGGACGTGATGTCCCCCGACGAGGCACTGTCCCTCTTCACCAAGATCGTCGGCGAGGAGCGAGTCCGCTCGGAACGCGAGGCGGCGCTGGACGTGGTGGCGGCGTGCGGCTTCCTGCCCCTGGCCATCCGCATCGCGGCATCCCGCCTGGCGGCCCGCCGCACCTGGACGGTCTCGGTCCTGGCGGCGAAGCTCGCGGACGAACGCCGCCGCCTGGACGAACTCCAGGCCGGCGACCTGGCGGTGAAGGCGACCTTCGAGCTGGGATACGGGGCGCTGGAGCCGGCACAGGCACGGGCCTTCCGGCTGCTGGGGCTGGCGGACGGGCCGGACATCTCACTCGCGGCGGCTGCGGCGGTGCTGGACCTCCCGGTGGAGGACACGGAGGACCTGCTGGAGTCCCTCGTGGACACGTCGCTGCTGGAGTCGGCGGCTCCTGGCCGGTATCGCTTCCATGACCTGGTCCGGCTCTACGCGCGTGCGTGCGCGGAGAGGGACGAGGAGCCGGCGAGCGCGCGGGATGCGGCGATGTCGCGGTTGCTGGACTTTTATCTGGCTACTGCGGCGGGGGTTTATGCGATTGAGCGGCCGGGGGATCGGCTGGTGGATCACTTGGAGGCGACCGCTTACCCAGGCCTCGTATTCGAGACCCCGCGCGCTGCGCAGGATTGGCTCTACTCCGAAGCGAACTGCCTCATAGCGTGCGTACGCCAGTCCATCGACGCCCGGACTCTGAGAAGGGGCGTTGATCTGCTGTGGGCAACCAAGGACTTGGCGGAGTCAGGCGCCAACGCACGCGCCTATGAAGTGGCGGCCCGTACGGTGCGGGACGCCGCGCACGCGGCCGGAGACACCCGCACCGAGGGCCGTGCCCGCACTGTGCTGACGAACGTCCATCTTGTCGCGGGTCGCTTCAGCGAAGCAGATGAGGAAGCACGACTCGCCTTGGAACTCGCCGGGGATGCCGACGACCCGCTCCCAAGCTGCTGGGCTCCCAACGACCGAGGCATCATCGCCATTTACCAGAATCGGCATGCCGACGGTGAACGCTACTTGCAGCAGGCGATCGACAACTTCCGAGACGACGGCAACGACGTCGGCGAGGCAAGTGCACTGTGCAATCTCTCTCGAATCCACCTCGCCATGGGTCGGACTGGCAGTGCGATCGAGCTTGCTCAGCGGGGCATCGACATCTACGACCGTATGGGCCTCACGCTGAGGCTCGCCAACGGCCGATACGCCCTGGGCATCGCTCTGACTCAGGCCGGACAATTCGCGGATGCCCTCGAGCAGCTCACCGATGCGCTGGCATTGTTCCACGACAATCGTCAGCCTCTCTGGGAAGGCGTCACGCACTTCCGAATTGCGGAGGTGCACCTTGCCGCCCATCGCCCCACACTCGCAGCGAGCCACGCCGAACAGGCGATTGCGCTGCGCGGCATCGGCGGGGAGTGGCGACGCGGAACCGTACTCACCGTCCTGGGGAAGGCCCTCGCCGAGCTCGGCCAGTCCGACCGCGCGACCGCCTGCTGGCGAGAAGCTCTTTCCATTTACGAGCAGTTGGGTTCCCCCGAAGCCGACGAGCTACGTGAGCTCCTGGCCCCGGCGGCTGCCGCGTAG
- a CDS encoding amidohydrolase family protein codes for MDTQTSTQTSAQTSAQTSAQAATTQPPLPLIISVDDHTVEPSTVWQDRLPKKYLDIGPRVVRAPLKEMTFLGGRFKPVMGTPGTEDGPIGDWWVYEDLHRPLTRLDTAVGYSRDEIKLEVITYEQMRAGSYDVPARLADMDVNHVQSALCFPTFPRFCGQTFTEAKDHELGLLCVQAYNDWMVEEWCGPQAQGRLIPLTLIPLWDAELAAREVRRNAARGVRAVAFSEIPPHLGLPSVHTDDWDPFLAACDETGTIIAMHIGSSSRMPSTSADAPPAVGSTITFANCCFSMVDWLMSGKFERFSNLKVMYAEGQIGWIPYILERADVVWEENRAWGGVSDKVHRPPSELFAEHVHGCFFDDAFGLRNLESIGVGNVLYETDYPHSDSTWPKSREVGEAQMGHLDADVVERIVRGNAIELLGLTPDGFWDGPR; via the coding sequence ATGGACACCCAGACCTCCACCCAGACCTCCGCCCAGACCTCCGCCCAGACCTCCGCCCAGGCCGCCACCACGCAGCCCCCACTCCCGCTGATCATCTCCGTCGACGACCACACCGTGGAGCCGAGCACCGTCTGGCAGGACCGGCTCCCGAAGAAGTACCTCGACATCGGGCCCCGCGTCGTCCGTGCGCCCCTGAAGGAAATGACCTTCCTCGGCGGCCGCTTCAAGCCCGTGATGGGCACCCCGGGCACGGAAGACGGGCCCATCGGCGACTGGTGGGTCTACGAGGACCTCCACCGCCCCCTCACCCGCCTCGACACCGCCGTCGGCTACAGCAGGGACGAGATCAAGCTCGAGGTCATCACCTACGAGCAGATGCGGGCGGGGTCGTACGACGTGCCCGCCCGCCTCGCCGACATGGACGTCAACCACGTCCAGTCCGCCCTCTGCTTCCCGACCTTCCCCCGCTTCTGCGGCCAGACCTTCACGGAGGCGAAGGACCACGAGCTGGGGCTCCTCTGCGTCCAGGCCTACAACGACTGGATGGTGGAGGAGTGGTGCGGGCCGCAGGCGCAGGGGCGGCTCATCCCCCTCACCCTCATCCCCCTCTGGGACGCCGAGCTGGCGGCCCGGGAAGTGCGGCGGAACGCCGCCCGCGGCGTCCGTGCCGTCGCCTTCTCCGAGATACCCCCGCACCTCGGACTGCCCTCCGTCCACACCGACGACTGGGACCCCTTCCTCGCCGCGTGCGACGAGACCGGCACCATCATCGCCATGCACATCGGCTCCAGCAGCCGTATGCCCTCCACCTCCGCCGACGCCCCGCCCGCCGTCGGCTCCACCATCACCTTCGCCAACTGCTGTTTCTCGATGGTCGACTGGCTGATGAGCGGCAAGTTCGAGCGCTTTTCGAACCTGAAGGTCATGTACGCGGAAGGGCAGATCGGCTGGATCCCCTACATCCTGGAGCGCGCCGACGTGGTGTGGGAGGAGAACCGGGCCTGGGGCGGCGTCTCCGACAAGGTCCACCGGCCGCCGTCCGAGCTGTTCGCCGAGCACGTCCACGGCTGCTTCTTCGACGACGCCTTCGGGCTGCGGAACCTGGAATCCATCGGGGTCGGGAACGTGCTCTACGAGACCGACTACCCGCACTCCGACTCCACCTGGCCGAAGTCCCGGGAGGTCGGCGAGGCGCAGATGGGGCACCTGGACGCCGACGTGGTGGAGCGGATCGTACGGGGGAACGCGATCGAGCTGCTCGGGCTGACACCCGACGGATTCTGGGACGGTCCACGGTGA